From Penaeus vannamei isolate JL-2024 chromosome 37, ASM4276789v1, whole genome shotgun sequence, one genomic window encodes:
- the LOC113817080 gene encoding putative mediator of RNA polymerase II transcription subunit 26 isoform X1 — MVTAPSASCKMAPAPCLPTGQAEALPPMPKLKRLSTLRRKIPSQGLNQTRRERCGPRVDSQSSVPGQLAPDLPTDAHGRVPTHPVHHRNHTQPAMRTEVPYMQQRIPPVRSQEPVNTARYVSPSGYSTNHLTSPHHTSPPVQSQPLTQHQNQQGLDPSHSVSSQWRSPQHAQAPRPQHGHDSRSSLQKHCPNYSQYFGNAGYQTHEAGGNQRHQPRFPQQMHQFSRPGIQHTQQHPGQPCRQNGPGLQSHAQFQVKGEENHQQYQSQMQMHKPQNHGQNQRSHMQHYHMQTHQQNGQRQHGPDQQYKGQQQVQMGEKHRQPQTKELPLNTQTRTPQNQNQMNHMLHQYHVHNGQKQHGPGLQYIGQQAQIGEKHRQLQTKERPLNTQTRTQQNQVNPMHQYHMQMHRQNGQTQHGPAGQQQVQIGEKPLQAKEHPLNTQTHTQQNQMNRMYQYHTQVYRQNGQKQHGPDQQYREQQQVRIGEKHRQSQTKEHPLNTQTRTQQNQNQMNHQYQMHNGHKQHGPDLQYNGQQQVQIGEKRRQSLTKEHPLNTQTHAQPSQPSKDGNQISKSQQVSRTMEEKELPQETNPQHNQQDVGLSPESPLSASYRMLQNKKFQHERQKIKENESTCNANGAGSPKDISPQDENTHDPPNLHNDNLQSQTNSPAAKTDGNRTQDCSQTNYNVVSTPSTVSENLEETPMVEGHTLLSTDTFLTYLKTSAVKEDNGANYTHTPVSTPHSRRRIKRKTDASFRFIDLLEEDESSDEDTMSPRRHSTSTDHEKEMDYCNEPENNAHPVDKQIDRNSYCNEPENNVPLCSSSPVDKQVDRNSDVENFANNTLREEDRETLAVVTELAGNSQIEDILKLCESILTRVDCDTSFDRVPATLQNHEIETEDCGNLGNKNLIYPSPFYKQDEDSPTDNTNREICEETHTSNILHVNSPTLIGCLTPPESIPATPETQEDEIDKYDEENTLLHSYSPVYKQADRFLHIKNTFKDDTQREQDRGSESPNDSSKNETLGISQCVFSPSEDPSQSGNFQPSNTPEDRLTPPDSDPATPGNQGKETDELSDTEDSLSCSSSPFHTLDDEDTHFENNSSENKQTEPSERTFLSPEFSSSNSKLGSTQGVSRQSTGATPKSGNIRPASKSKPKIIVRAAPPKIDFKASKSLKRLKNRHRKTSKPSEILPKPPAGDRAYSVGALTPPVSEENKLVNGVTPSTPVENNLMNVYTPPVVGLQMNVPQYTPDLTPVTTTCVTPEYTLSTLPMSMPLVGSVTPENTSISGGTSIHSTEVPMQVAADMTPSDMPSLEDACSQIVQTTPENSSAQPTEVSIPPVDANKQLTQTSEQSLQGEETTAVLNSGPANNPSPSHMVHTLPVNTPKLPELKRIRRVRRKDHGPEQPPQKDWVNMYRRRMEEMESQGNHSDVGTTVVPKTEMNHEEQFLQRDCSTASRQDGSVAPDRHSREGSYRRKTVQDDSSAIEHFARSSPDRTKMENGCHKIISEVDLTIDVEPVINTPDEDKTKVIKSSHPASSAPNGTYPRTSHREQIVQRNYSSKVQKASDASAKQKRKPNPPKWISQDSFSGSRFRFDPNAKDGSRVKHYCPQDFKVSDVTSDPPVPRRRHQHKPGTSNQRLANKEAMFMKTDLFLNASDKPKLETKVECLTCCQTVEGGEAYYHMFFGQLKCEKCDKVIASCQDLIPSLGSVETCEANAKRPHHYTRWNISPVDFLCYRLRRQNAEKDGSSRPTFLATLKDMERYLEDLSPLRNIKLWKSAFKKCQAFTKLMLASTRQEEDRDKRDKKRQKSQNTAGKKKQKRNNTEEEITKGGRNKRKNNKEEEITQGGRHKRKNNKEEETKEEITQGRKNKRNNIEEETEEKITE; from the exons ATGGT AACCGCGCCAAGTGCCTCCTGCAAGATGGCACCCGCCCCTTGTCTACCAACGGGCCAAGCTGAGGCACTGCCACCAATGCCAAAGCTTAAAAGACTGTCAACTCTGCGTAGGAAAATACCATCACAGGGATTAAATCAGACTCGGAGGGAAAGATGTGGTCCTCGCGTCGACAGCCAGTCCTCAGTGCCAGGGCAATTGGCACCAGATCTTCCCACAGACGCGCATGGAAGAGTGCCAACCCACCCAGTACATCATAGGAATCACACACAGCCAGCGATGCGCACTGAGGTCCCCTATATGCAACAAAGGATTCCTCCAGTTCGATCGCAAGAACCTGTAAATACCGCACGATATGTTTCTCCCTCTGGGTATTCCACAAATCATCTTACCTCGCCACACCATACGTCACCACCTGTGCAAAGTCAGCCATTGACGCAACATCAAAATCAGCAGGGGTTGGACCCAAGTCACTCTGTATCCTCGCAGTGGAGGAGTCCTCAGCACGCCCAGGCACCTCGTCCTCAACATGGACACGATTCCAGGTCTAGCTTACAAAAACACTGCCCGAATTACAGCCAGTACTTCGGAAATGCTGGCTACCAGACACACGAAGCAGGGGGGAATCAGCGTCACCAGCCACGGTTTCCACAACAGATGCATCAGTTTTCTAGACCGGggatacaacacacacaacaacatccTGGGCAACCGTGTCGGCAAAATGGACCAGGATTGCAAAGCCACGCTCAATTTcaagtaaaaggagaagaaaaccacCAACAATACCAGTCACAAATGCAAATGCACAAGCCACAAAACCATGGTCAGAACCAAAGAAGCCACATGCAACACTATCATATGCAAACACACCAGCAAAATGGACAGCGGCAACATGGACCAGACCAGCAATACAAAGGCCAACAGCAGGTACAAATGGGAGAAAAACACCGCCAGCCTCAAACGAAAGAACTTCCTTTGaatacgcagacacgcacaccacAAAATCAGAACCAGATGAACCACATGCTTCATCAGTATCATGTGCATAATGGACAGAAGCAACATGGACCTGGCCTGCAATACATTGGCCAACAAGCACAAATAGGAGAAAAACACCGTCAGTTGCAGACGAAAGAACGTCCTTTGAACACGCAGACGCGCACACAACAAAATCAAGTGAACCCCATGCATCAGTATCATATGCAAATGCACCGGCAAAATGGGCAGACGCAACATGGACCAGCAGGCCAACAGCAAGTACAGATAGGAGAAAAGCCGTTGCAAGCGAAAGAACATCCTTTGAatacgcagacgcacacgcaacAGAACCAAATGAACCGTATGTATCAGTATCATACACAAGTGTATCGGCAAAATGGACAGAAGCAACATGGACCAGACCAGCAATACAGAGAACAACAGCAAGTACGGATAGGAGAAAAACATCGCCAGTCGCAAACGAAGGAACATCCTTTGAATACGCAGACGCGCACACAACAAAATCAGAACCAAATGAACCACCAGTATCAAATGCATAATGGCCATAAGCAACATGGACCAGATCTGCAATACAATGGCCAACAGCAAGTACAAATAGGAGAAAAACGCCGCCAGTCGCTAACTAAAGAACATCCTTTGAATACGCAGACGCACGCACAACCAAGCCAACCAAGCAAGGATGGGAACCAGATTAGCAAATCTCAGCAGGTGAGCAGaacaatggaagagaaagaattgCCACAAGAGACTAATCCACAACATAATCAACAAGATGTAGGCTTGAGTCCAGAGTCGCCTTTGAGTGCCAGTTATCGTATGCTGCAGAACAAGAAATTCCAACATGAGAggcaaaagataaaggaaaacgaATCGACTTGCAACGCGAACGGTGCTGGTTCTCCCAAGGACATATCTCCCCAGGACGAAAATACTCACGATCCACCGAATCTCCACAACGATAATCTTCAAAGCCAGACGAACTCTCCAGCGGCAAAGACTGACGGGAACCGCACGCAAGATTGCTCCCAGACGAACTACAACGTCGTTTCCACCCCTTCGACTGTAAGTGAGAACCTCGAAGAGACCCCGATGGTTGAAGGCCACACACTTCTCTCAACAGACACTTTCTTAACGTACCTGAAGACCTCAGCAGTAAAGGAAGACAACGGAGCTAATTATACTCATACTCCGGTATCTACTCCACACAGTAGACGCAGAATCAAGAGAAAGACTGATGCTTCGTTTAGGTTCATTGACCTTCTTGAGGAGGATGAAAGTTCAGATGAGGACACGATGTCTCCGCGAAGACACTCCACCAGCACAGACCATGAAAAGGAAATGGATTATTGTAACGAACCGGAAAATAATGCACATCCCGTTGATAAACAGATTGACCGGAATTCTTATTGTAACGAACCGGAAAATAATGTACCATTGTGTTCTTCGTCTCCCGTTGATAAACAGGTTGACCGGAATTCTGACGTCGAAAACTTCGCAAATAACACGCTGAGAGAAGAGGATCGAGAAACCCTTGCAGTTGTTACTGAACTAGCTGGCAATTCTCAAATTGAAGATATACTGAAGCTATGTGAGAGTATTCTGACGCGAGTTGATTGTGATACGTCATTTGATCGTGTCCCTGCAACCCTACAAAACCACGAAATAGAAACAGAGGACTGTGGTAATTTAGGAAATAAGAATttaatctatccctctcccttttataaACAGGATGAGGACAGCCCGACAGATAACACAAATCGAGAAATCTGTGAAGAAACCCATACATCTAACATTTTACATGTGAACTCCCCCACACTAATTGGTTGTTTAACACCACCTGAAAGTATCCCAGCAACACCAGAAACCCAAGAAGACGAAATTGATAAGTATGATGAGGAAAATACCTTACTCCATTCTTATTCACCCGTTTATAAACAGGCTGACCGATTTTTGCACATCAAGAACACCTTCAAGGACGACACGCAGAGAGAACAGGATCGAGGAAGTGAATCCCCAAACGACTCCTCAAAGAACGAGACATTGGGTATCTCTCAGTGTGTCTTCTCTCCTTCAGAAGATCCTTCTCAATCCGGCAATTTCCAGCCTTCAAATACGCCGGAGGATCGCTTAACGCCACCTGATAGCGATCCTGCAACACCCGGAAACCAAGGAAAAGAAACGGATGAACTTAGTGACACAGAAGATTCGTtatcctgttcttcctctccctttcatacaCTAGATGACGAGGACACACACTTCGAGAACAATTCATCAGAGAACAAGCAGACAGAACCGAGTGAAAGAACCTTTCTATCACCGGAATTCTCATCAAGTAACTCGAAATTGGGTTCGACTCAAGGTGTCTCTCGTCAGTCTACAGGTGCTACTCCAAAATCTGGTAATATTCGACCTGCAAGCAAGTCAAAACCGAAAATAATCGTTCGTGCAGCACCGCCCAAGATTGACTTCAAAGCATCAAAAAGTCTAAAACGCTTGAAGAATAGGCATCGCAAGACATCTAAACCAAGTGAGATTCTTCCTAAACCACCTGCAGGTGATCGTGCATATTCTGTAGGTGCTTTAACACCACCTGTATCAGAGGAAAACAAGCTCGTGAATGGTGTAACACCATCTACACCAGTGGAGAACAATCTCATGAATGTTTATACACCACCTGTAGTTGGGCTACAGATGAATGTTCCACAATATACACCTGATTTGACACCAGTAACAACTACTTGTGTGACACCTGAATATACGCTTTCAACTCTACCCATGTCTATGCCGCTTGTAGGTAGTGTGACACCTGAAAATACGTCTATATCAGGGGGCACTTCTATCCATTCTACAGAAGTACCTATGCAAGTTGCAGCTGATATGACACCTTCAGATATGCCTTCACTTGAGGATGCTTGTTCTCAGATTGTTCAAACAACACCAGAGAATAGTTCTGCACAGCCAACAGAGGTATCTATCCCACCGGTAGATGCTAACAAACAACTAACACAGACATCTGAACAATCTCTTCAGGGTGAGGAAACAACTGCAGTTCTTAACAGTGGACCCGCAAATAACCCCAGTCCATCTCACATGGTTCATACACTCCCCGTAAACACTCCTAAACTACCCGAGTTAAAGCGTATTCGACGTGTGAGGCGTAAGGATCATGGTCCAGAGCAACCTCCACAAAAAGATTGGGTTAATATGTATCgcagaagaatggaagaaatggaATCACAAGGTAACCATTCAGATGTTGGTACCACCGTCGTACCGAAAACGGAGATGAATCACGAAGAGCAATTTTTGCAAAGAGATTGTTCAACAGCAAGTAGGCAGGATGGATCAGTTGCACCAGATAGACACTCGAGAGAAGGCAGCTACCGCAGGAAAACCGTGCAAGATGATAGCTCAGCAATTGAACATTTTGCTCGGAGTTCACCAGACAGAACCAAAATGGAAAATGGTTGCCATAAAATTATTTCGGAAGTAGATTTAACGATAGATGTTGAACCGGTTATAAACACGCCAgacgaagataaaacaaaagtaataaagagTAGTCATCCTGCTTCAAGTGCACCAAATGGAACTTATCCTAGAACAAGTCATCGCGAGCAAATTGTGCAAAGAAATTATTCATCAAAAGTTCAGAAAGCTTCAGACGCATCAgccaaacaaaagagaaagccTAACCCCCCCAAATGGATCTCGCAGGATTCCTTTTCAGGAAGTCGTTTCCGTTTTGATCCAAACGCAAAAGATGGATCCAGAGTGAAACATTATTGTCCGCAAGATTTCAAAGTTAGTGATGTAACAAGTGATCCACCTGTTCCACGCAGACGGCACCAACACAAGCCTGGAACTAGTAACCAACGACTGGCCAACAAAGAAGCAATGTTCATGAAGACTGACCTGTTCCTAAACGCCTCTGACAAACCCAAACTTGAGACGAAGGTGGAGTGTCTCACATGCTGTCAGACCGTGGAGGGCGGGGAAGCCTACTACCACATGTTCTTCGGCCAGTTGAAGTGCGAGAAGTGCGACAAAGTCATAGCCAGCTGCCAGGACCTGATACCCTCCCTCGGCTCAGTCGAGACGTGCGAGGCGAACGCCAAGAGACCCCACCATTACACCCGGTGGAACATCTCCCCCGTTGATTTCCTCTGCTACAGGCTACGCAGACAGAACGCGGAGAAGGACGGATCGAGTCGGCCGACCTTCCTCGCCACGCTGAAGGACATGGAGAGGTACCTCGAGGACCTGTCGCCGCTCAGAAACATAAAGCTTTGGAAATCCGCGTTCAAGAAATGCCAGGCCTTCACGAAACTGATGCTGGCGTCCACGCGgcaggaggaagacagagacaaaagggaCAAGAAGAGGCAAAAGAGCCAAAATACGGccgggaagaagaaacaaaaaagaaataacacggaagaagaaataacaaagggaggaagaaacaaaagaaagaataacaaggaagaagaaataacacagggaggaagacataaaagaaagaataacaaggaagaagaaacaaaagaagaaataacacagggaagaaaaaacaaaagaaataacatagaggaagaaacagaagaaaaaataaccgaGTGA
- the LOC113817080 gene encoding putative mediator of RNA polymerase II transcription subunit 26 isoform X2, whose translation MAPAPCLPTGQAEALPPMPKLKRLSTLRRKIPSQGLNQTRRERCGPRVDSQSSVPGQLAPDLPTDAHGRVPTHPVHHRNHTQPAMRTEVPYMQQRIPPVRSQEPVNTARYVSPSGYSTNHLTSPHHTSPPVQSQPLTQHQNQQGLDPSHSVSSQWRSPQHAQAPRPQHGHDSRSSLQKHCPNYSQYFGNAGYQTHEAGGNQRHQPRFPQQMHQFSRPGIQHTQQHPGQPCRQNGPGLQSHAQFQVKGEENHQQYQSQMQMHKPQNHGQNQRSHMQHYHMQTHQQNGQRQHGPDQQYKGQQQVQMGEKHRQPQTKELPLNTQTRTPQNQNQMNHMLHQYHVHNGQKQHGPGLQYIGQQAQIGEKHRQLQTKERPLNTQTRTQQNQVNPMHQYHMQMHRQNGQTQHGPAGQQQVQIGEKPLQAKEHPLNTQTHTQQNQMNRMYQYHTQVYRQNGQKQHGPDQQYREQQQVRIGEKHRQSQTKEHPLNTQTRTQQNQNQMNHQYQMHNGHKQHGPDLQYNGQQQVQIGEKRRQSLTKEHPLNTQTHAQPSQPSKDGNQISKSQQVSRTMEEKELPQETNPQHNQQDVGLSPESPLSASYRMLQNKKFQHERQKIKENESTCNANGAGSPKDISPQDENTHDPPNLHNDNLQSQTNSPAAKTDGNRTQDCSQTNYNVVSTPSTVSENLEETPMVEGHTLLSTDTFLTYLKTSAVKEDNGANYTHTPVSTPHSRRRIKRKTDASFRFIDLLEEDESSDEDTMSPRRHSTSTDHEKEMDYCNEPENNAHPVDKQIDRNSYCNEPENNVPLCSSSPVDKQVDRNSDVENFANNTLREEDRETLAVVTELAGNSQIEDILKLCESILTRVDCDTSFDRVPATLQNHEIETEDCGNLGNKNLIYPSPFYKQDEDSPTDNTNREICEETHTSNILHVNSPTLIGCLTPPESIPATPETQEDEIDKYDEENTLLHSYSPVYKQADRFLHIKNTFKDDTQREQDRGSESPNDSSKNETLGISQCVFSPSEDPSQSGNFQPSNTPEDRLTPPDSDPATPGNQGKETDELSDTEDSLSCSSSPFHTLDDEDTHFENNSSENKQTEPSERTFLSPEFSSSNSKLGSTQGVSRQSTGATPKSGNIRPASKSKPKIIVRAAPPKIDFKASKSLKRLKNRHRKTSKPSEILPKPPAGDRAYSVGALTPPVSEENKLVNGVTPSTPVENNLMNVYTPPVVGLQMNVPQYTPDLTPVTTTCVTPEYTLSTLPMSMPLVGSVTPENTSISGGTSIHSTEVPMQVAADMTPSDMPSLEDACSQIVQTTPENSSAQPTEVSIPPVDANKQLTQTSEQSLQGEETTAVLNSGPANNPSPSHMVHTLPVNTPKLPELKRIRRVRRKDHGPEQPPQKDWVNMYRRRMEEMESQGNHSDVGTTVVPKTEMNHEEQFLQRDCSTASRQDGSVAPDRHSREGSYRRKTVQDDSSAIEHFARSSPDRTKMENGCHKIISEVDLTIDVEPVINTPDEDKTKVIKSSHPASSAPNGTYPRTSHREQIVQRNYSSKVQKASDASAKQKRKPNPPKWISQDSFSGSRFRFDPNAKDGSRVKHYCPQDFKVSDVTSDPPVPRRRHQHKPGTSNQRLANKEAMFMKTDLFLNASDKPKLETKVECLTCCQTVEGGEAYYHMFFGQLKCEKCDKVIASCQDLIPSLGSVETCEANAKRPHHYTRWNISPVDFLCYRLRRQNAEKDGSSRPTFLATLKDMERYLEDLSPLRNIKLWKSAFKKCQAFTKLMLASTRQEEDRDKRDKKRQKSQNTAGKKKQKRNNTEEEITKGGRNKRKNNKEEEITQGGRHKRKNNKEEETKEEITQGRKNKRNNIEEETEEKITE comes from the coding sequence ATGGCACCCGCCCCTTGTCTACCAACGGGCCAAGCTGAGGCACTGCCACCAATGCCAAAGCTTAAAAGACTGTCAACTCTGCGTAGGAAAATACCATCACAGGGATTAAATCAGACTCGGAGGGAAAGATGTGGTCCTCGCGTCGACAGCCAGTCCTCAGTGCCAGGGCAATTGGCACCAGATCTTCCCACAGACGCGCATGGAAGAGTGCCAACCCACCCAGTACATCATAGGAATCACACACAGCCAGCGATGCGCACTGAGGTCCCCTATATGCAACAAAGGATTCCTCCAGTTCGATCGCAAGAACCTGTAAATACCGCACGATATGTTTCTCCCTCTGGGTATTCCACAAATCATCTTACCTCGCCACACCATACGTCACCACCTGTGCAAAGTCAGCCATTGACGCAACATCAAAATCAGCAGGGGTTGGACCCAAGTCACTCTGTATCCTCGCAGTGGAGGAGTCCTCAGCACGCCCAGGCACCTCGTCCTCAACATGGACACGATTCCAGGTCTAGCTTACAAAAACACTGCCCGAATTACAGCCAGTACTTCGGAAATGCTGGCTACCAGACACACGAAGCAGGGGGGAATCAGCGTCACCAGCCACGGTTTCCACAACAGATGCATCAGTTTTCTAGACCGGggatacaacacacacaacaacatccTGGGCAACCGTGTCGGCAAAATGGACCAGGATTGCAAAGCCACGCTCAATTTcaagtaaaaggagaagaaaaccacCAACAATACCAGTCACAAATGCAAATGCACAAGCCACAAAACCATGGTCAGAACCAAAGAAGCCACATGCAACACTATCATATGCAAACACACCAGCAAAATGGACAGCGGCAACATGGACCAGACCAGCAATACAAAGGCCAACAGCAGGTACAAATGGGAGAAAAACACCGCCAGCCTCAAACGAAAGAACTTCCTTTGaatacgcagacacgcacaccacAAAATCAGAACCAGATGAACCACATGCTTCATCAGTATCATGTGCATAATGGACAGAAGCAACATGGACCTGGCCTGCAATACATTGGCCAACAAGCACAAATAGGAGAAAAACACCGTCAGTTGCAGACGAAAGAACGTCCTTTGAACACGCAGACGCGCACACAACAAAATCAAGTGAACCCCATGCATCAGTATCATATGCAAATGCACCGGCAAAATGGGCAGACGCAACATGGACCAGCAGGCCAACAGCAAGTACAGATAGGAGAAAAGCCGTTGCAAGCGAAAGAACATCCTTTGAatacgcagacgcacacgcaacAGAACCAAATGAACCGTATGTATCAGTATCATACACAAGTGTATCGGCAAAATGGACAGAAGCAACATGGACCAGACCAGCAATACAGAGAACAACAGCAAGTACGGATAGGAGAAAAACATCGCCAGTCGCAAACGAAGGAACATCCTTTGAATACGCAGACGCGCACACAACAAAATCAGAACCAAATGAACCACCAGTATCAAATGCATAATGGCCATAAGCAACATGGACCAGATCTGCAATACAATGGCCAACAGCAAGTACAAATAGGAGAAAAACGCCGCCAGTCGCTAACTAAAGAACATCCTTTGAATACGCAGACGCACGCACAACCAAGCCAACCAAGCAAGGATGGGAACCAGATTAGCAAATCTCAGCAGGTGAGCAGaacaatggaagagaaagaattgCCACAAGAGACTAATCCACAACATAATCAACAAGATGTAGGCTTGAGTCCAGAGTCGCCTTTGAGTGCCAGTTATCGTATGCTGCAGAACAAGAAATTCCAACATGAGAggcaaaagataaaggaaaacgaATCGACTTGCAACGCGAACGGTGCTGGTTCTCCCAAGGACATATCTCCCCAGGACGAAAATACTCACGATCCACCGAATCTCCACAACGATAATCTTCAAAGCCAGACGAACTCTCCAGCGGCAAAGACTGACGGGAACCGCACGCAAGATTGCTCCCAGACGAACTACAACGTCGTTTCCACCCCTTCGACTGTAAGTGAGAACCTCGAAGAGACCCCGATGGTTGAAGGCCACACACTTCTCTCAACAGACACTTTCTTAACGTACCTGAAGACCTCAGCAGTAAAGGAAGACAACGGAGCTAATTATACTCATACTCCGGTATCTACTCCACACAGTAGACGCAGAATCAAGAGAAAGACTGATGCTTCGTTTAGGTTCATTGACCTTCTTGAGGAGGATGAAAGTTCAGATGAGGACACGATGTCTCCGCGAAGACACTCCACCAGCACAGACCATGAAAAGGAAATGGATTATTGTAACGAACCGGAAAATAATGCACATCCCGTTGATAAACAGATTGACCGGAATTCTTATTGTAACGAACCGGAAAATAATGTACCATTGTGTTCTTCGTCTCCCGTTGATAAACAGGTTGACCGGAATTCTGACGTCGAAAACTTCGCAAATAACACGCTGAGAGAAGAGGATCGAGAAACCCTTGCAGTTGTTACTGAACTAGCTGGCAATTCTCAAATTGAAGATATACTGAAGCTATGTGAGAGTATTCTGACGCGAGTTGATTGTGATACGTCATTTGATCGTGTCCCTGCAACCCTACAAAACCACGAAATAGAAACAGAGGACTGTGGTAATTTAGGAAATAAGAATttaatctatccctctcccttttataaACAGGATGAGGACAGCCCGACAGATAACACAAATCGAGAAATCTGTGAAGAAACCCATACATCTAACATTTTACATGTGAACTCCCCCACACTAATTGGTTGTTTAACACCACCTGAAAGTATCCCAGCAACACCAGAAACCCAAGAAGACGAAATTGATAAGTATGATGAGGAAAATACCTTACTCCATTCTTATTCACCCGTTTATAAACAGGCTGACCGATTTTTGCACATCAAGAACACCTTCAAGGACGACACGCAGAGAGAACAGGATCGAGGAAGTGAATCCCCAAACGACTCCTCAAAGAACGAGACATTGGGTATCTCTCAGTGTGTCTTCTCTCCTTCAGAAGATCCTTCTCAATCCGGCAATTTCCAGCCTTCAAATACGCCGGAGGATCGCTTAACGCCACCTGATAGCGATCCTGCAACACCCGGAAACCAAGGAAAAGAAACGGATGAACTTAGTGACACAGAAGATTCGTtatcctgttcttcctctccctttcatacaCTAGATGACGAGGACACACACTTCGAGAACAATTCATCAGAGAACAAGCAGACAGAACCGAGTGAAAGAACCTTTCTATCACCGGAATTCTCATCAAGTAACTCGAAATTGGGTTCGACTCAAGGTGTCTCTCGTCAGTCTACAGGTGCTACTCCAAAATCTGGTAATATTCGACCTGCAAGCAAGTCAAAACCGAAAATAATCGTTCGTGCAGCACCGCCCAAGATTGACTTCAAAGCATCAAAAAGTCTAAAACGCTTGAAGAATAGGCATCGCAAGACATCTAAACCAAGTGAGATTCTTCCTAAACCACCTGCAGGTGATCGTGCATATTCTGTAGGTGCTTTAACACCACCTGTATCAGAGGAAAACAAGCTCGTGAATGGTGTAACACCATCTACACCAGTGGAGAACAATCTCATGAATGTTTATACACCACCTGTAGTTGGGCTACAGATGAATGTTCCACAATATACACCTGATTTGACACCAGTAACAACTACTTGTGTGACACCTGAATATACGCTTTCAACTCTACCCATGTCTATGCCGCTTGTAGGTAGTGTGACACCTGAAAATACGTCTATATCAGGGGGCACTTCTATCCATTCTACAGAAGTACCTATGCAAGTTGCAGCTGATATGACACCTTCAGATATGCCTTCACTTGAGGATGCTTGTTCTCAGATTGTTCAAACAACACCAGAGAATAGTTCTGCACAGCCAACAGAGGTATCTATCCCACCGGTAGATGCTAACAAACAACTAACACAGACATCTGAACAATCTCTTCAGGGTGAGGAAACAACTGCAGTTCTTAACAGTGGACCCGCAAATAACCCCAGTCCATCTCACATGGTTCATACACTCCCCGTAAACACTCCTAAACTACCCGAGTTAAAGCGTATTCGACGTGTGAGGCGTAAGGATCATGGTCCAGAGCAACCTCCACAAAAAGATTGGGTTAATATGTATCgcagaagaatggaagaaatggaATCACAAGGTAACCATTCAGATGTTGGTACCACCGTCGTACCGAAAACGGAGATGAATCACGAAGAGCAATTTTTGCAAAGAGATTGTTCAACAGCAAGTAGGCAGGATGGATCAGTTGCACCAGATAGACACTCGAGAGAAGGCAGCTACCGCAGGAAAACCGTGCAAGATGATAGCTCAGCAATTGAACATTTTGCTCGGAGTTCACCAGACAGAACCAAAATGGAAAATGGTTGCCATAAAATTATTTCGGAAGTAGATTTAACGATAGATGTTGAACCGGTTATAAACACGCCAgacgaagataaaacaaaagtaataaagagTAGTCATCCTGCTTCAAGTGCACCAAATGGAACTTATCCTAGAACAAGTCATCGCGAGCAAATTGTGCAAAGAAATTATTCATCAAAAGTTCAGAAAGCTTCAGACGCATCAgccaaacaaaagagaaagccTAACCCCCCCAAATGGATCTCGCAGGATTCCTTTTCAGGAAGTCGTTTCCGTTTTGATCCAAACGCAAAAGATGGATCCAGAGTGAAACATTATTGTCCGCAAGATTTCAAAGTTAGTGATGTAACAAGTGATCCACCTGTTCCACGCAGACGGCACCAACACAAGCCTGGAACTAGTAACCAACGACTGGCCAACAAAGAAGCAATGTTCATGAAGACTGACCTGTTCCTAAACGCCTCTGACAAACCCAAACTTGAGACGAAGGTGGAGTGTCTCACATGCTGTCAGACCGTGGAGGGCGGGGAAGCCTACTACCACATGTTCTTCGGCCAGTTGAAGTGCGAGAAGTGCGACAAAGTCATAGCCAGCTGCCAGGACCTGATACCCTCCCTCGGCTCAGTCGAGACGTGCGAGGCGAACGCCAAGAGACCCCACCATTACACCCGGTGGAACATCTCCCCCGTTGATTTCCTCTGCTACAGGCTACGCAGACAGAACGCGGAGAAGGACGGATCGAGTCGGCCGACCTTCCTCGCCACGCTGAAGGACATGGAGAGGTACCTCGAGGACCTGTCGCCGCTCAGAAACATAAAGCTTTGGAAATCCGCGTTCAAGAAATGCCAGGCCTTCACGAAACTGATGCTGGCGTCCACGCGgcaggaggaagacagagacaaaagggaCAAGAAGAGGCAAAAGAGCCAAAATACGGccgggaagaagaaacaaaaaagaaataacacggaagaagaaataacaaagggaggaagaaacaaaagaaagaataacaaggaagaagaaataacacagggaggaagacataaaagaaagaataacaaggaagaagaaacaaaagaagaaataacacagggaagaaaaaacaaaagaaataacatagaggaagaaacagaagaaaaaataaccgaGTGA